The Streptomyces camelliae genome window below encodes:
- a CDS encoding TetR/AcrR family transcriptional regulator encodes MGRPRTPLLDRERITATALQLIDETGDFSVPQIARRLGAQTGSVYHHVDGRDGIVELLRERVASKIDPGTLELTPWDAALEAWARSYRAAFAAHPRTIPLLMTSPVRAPRVLQQYECAVSLLLDAGFGRAEIMPLIIALENLVLGSALDLAAPETMWELTDNAPTPHLAEALAAVGEGRADRAFEVGLTAFLNHARALRR; translated from the coding sequence ATGGGACGGCCGCGCACACCGCTTCTCGACCGCGAGCGCATCACCGCGACCGCGCTCCAACTGATCGACGAGACCGGTGACTTCAGCGTCCCGCAGATCGCCCGCCGGCTCGGCGCGCAGACCGGCTCGGTGTACCACCATGTGGACGGCCGTGACGGCATAGTGGAGCTGCTGCGCGAGCGCGTCGCCTCGAAGATCGACCCGGGCACCCTGGAGCTGACCCCGTGGGACGCGGCCCTGGAGGCCTGGGCCCGCTCCTACCGCGCCGCCTTCGCCGCGCACCCCCGGACCATCCCGCTGCTCATGACCTCACCGGTCCGCGCGCCCCGCGTCCTTCAGCAGTACGAGTGCGCCGTGAGCCTGCTGCTCGACGCCGGCTTCGGCCGTGCCGAGATCATGCCGCTGATCATCGCCCTGGAGAACCTGGTCCTCGGCTCCGCCCTCGACCTCGCCGCCCCCGAGACGATGTGGGAGCTGACCGACAACGCGCCCACCCCGCACCTGGCCGAGGCTCTCGCCGCCGTGGGTGAGGGGCGGGCGGACCGTGCCTTCGAGGTGGGCCTGACGGCCTTCCTGAACCATGCGCGGGCGCTGCGGAGGTGA
- a CDS encoding APC family permease, with protein sequence MSVSTSELPGDLPGERAPSGAPGLRSGSLGTADIAFFVVSAAAPLTVMAGVAPLAILLGGIGAPVGYLLAGLTLAVFAVGFTTMSRHVTSGGAFYAYITRGLGRPVGIGAALLALVGYNGMEIGVYGLLATTARDTLHTLAGTDVPWLPISLAGLVLIGYGGYRSIDFGAKVLGVLLVAETGILVLLAGGVLMKGGAHGLSLASLAPSHVLVPGMAAVLAFAFAAFTGFESTVIYRREARDPERTVPRATYLAVGFLGLFYAFVVWIAVQAFGDDQVVRAAGKDPAGLFFTAITTYAGGWAADLMHLFIVTSVIASLLAFHNAINRYALALAEEGVLPRGLGRIHPRHRSPYLAGLAQTVLGAVVVLAFWAAHADPYQQLLLWVNTPGMIGLLLLQLLAAIAVPCYFRRVRHTEGRARTVVAPVVAAVLLTTAIVLVVTHIDLFTGASPAVNTLLVVVAPAVFVLGMPLAWWLRRSRPEVYARFATEPTD encoded by the coding sequence ATGTCCGTGTCCACCTCCGAACTCCCGGGAGACCTCCCGGGGGAGCGAGCCCCGTCCGGCGCGCCCGGCCTCCGCTCCGGGTCCCTCGGCACCGCCGACATCGCCTTCTTCGTCGTCTCCGCCGCCGCGCCCCTGACCGTCATGGCCGGGGTCGCCCCGCTCGCGATCCTGCTGGGCGGCATCGGCGCGCCCGTCGGCTATCTGCTCGCCGGGCTGACCCTCGCCGTCTTCGCCGTCGGCTTCACCACCATGAGCCGCCATGTGACCAGCGGCGGCGCCTTCTACGCCTACATCACCCGAGGCCTGGGCCGGCCCGTCGGCATCGGCGCCGCCCTGCTGGCCCTCGTCGGCTACAACGGCATGGAGATCGGCGTCTACGGCCTGCTCGCCACCACCGCCCGCGACACCCTGCACACCCTCGCCGGCACCGACGTGCCCTGGCTGCCGATCTCGCTCGCCGGACTGGTGCTCATCGGCTACGGCGGCTACCGCTCGATCGACTTCGGGGCGAAAGTGCTCGGTGTGCTGCTCGTCGCCGAGACCGGCATACTCGTGCTGCTCGCCGGCGGGGTGCTGATGAAGGGCGGCGCGCACGGACTGTCCCTGGCGTCGCTGGCACCCTCGCATGTACTGGTGCCCGGGATGGCGGCCGTCCTCGCCTTCGCGTTCGCGGCGTTCACCGGCTTCGAGTCGACCGTGATCTACCGCCGCGAGGCCCGCGACCCCGAGCGCACGGTCCCGCGCGCCACCTACCTCGCCGTCGGATTCCTCGGCCTTTTCTACGCGTTCGTCGTCTGGATCGCCGTCCAGGCCTTCGGCGACGACCAGGTCGTACGGGCCGCCGGGAAGGATCCGGCCGGGCTGTTCTTCACCGCGATCACCACCTATGCGGGCGGCTGGGCCGCCGACCTGATGCACCTGTTCATCGTCACCAGTGTCATCGCCTCCCTCCTCGCCTTCCACAACGCCATCAACCGCTACGCCCTCGCCCTGGCCGAGGAGGGCGTCCTGCCGCGCGGGCTCGGCCGGATCCACCCCCGGCATCGCTCGCCGTACCTCGCGGGCCTCGCCCAGACCGTTCTCGGCGCGGTGGTCGTCCTCGCGTTCTGGGCGGCGCACGCCGACCCCTACCAGCAGCTGCTGCTGTGGGTGAACACCCCGGGAATGATCGGCCTGTTGCTGCTCCAGCTGCTCGCCGCGATCGCGGTGCCCTGCTATTTCCGGCGGGTGCGCCACACGGAGGGCCGGGCGCGCACGGTCGTGGCCCCGGTGGTCGCCGCCGTGCTGCTGACGACCGCGATCGTGCTGGTGGTGACCCACATCGACCTGTTCACCGGCGCGTCCCCGGCGGTGAACACTCTCCTCGTCGTCGTGGCGCCCGCCGTCTTCGTCCTGGGTATGCCGCTGGCGTGGTGGCTGCGCCGGTCCCGCCCGGAGGTCTACGCCCGGTTCGCCACCGAACCCACCGACTGA